A genomic stretch from Halodesulfovibrio aestuarii DSM 17919 = ATCC 29578 includes:
- a CDS encoding ParA family protein, with protein MARKIALSNQKGGVGKTTTVINVGVGIARQTGKRPLLVDLDPQGNLTNALAGSLEEDQQTVFEVLAGDIQTADGIMQLDEVDLLPADRALAGADTILMNKMARERILKKALAKVEGDYDYILIDCPATLGLLTVNAFVAADEVVIPVECEAFALNGLVDLLETIDEVREALHPGLTIGGVLATKFNKGLSLNKQVQEALQQQFKDNVFETLIRKNVKLAEAPSHCQPIYDYAPGSAGAEDYEALTTEILQRSA; from the coding sequence ATGGCTCGAAAAATAGCCCTCTCTAATCAGAAGGGCGGGGTAGGTAAAACTACAACCGTCATTAATGTAGGCGTAGGAATTGCTCGTCAAACTGGCAAGCGTCCACTGCTTGTGGATCTGGATCCACAAGGTAACTTGACTAACGCATTGGCTGGAAGTCTCGAAGAAGATCAGCAGACAGTTTTTGAAGTTCTGGCGGGAGACATTCAAACCGCAGATGGCATTATGCAGCTAGATGAAGTTGATTTGTTGCCAGCTGATAGAGCACTCGCCGGAGCGGATACGATCTTGATGAACAAGATGGCTAGAGAACGCATCCTTAAAAAAGCGTTGGCCAAGGTAGAAGGCGATTACGATTATATACTGATAGACTGCCCAGCAACGCTAGGCCTGTTAACAGTTAATGCGTTTGTCGCTGCAGATGAGGTTGTTATTCCTGTCGAGTGTGAAGCCTTTGCTCTAAACGGTCTTGTTGATTTGCTTGAAACAATCGATGAAGTTCGTGAAGCGTTGCATCCAGGTTTAACAATTGGCGGCGTGCTGGCTACAAAATTTAACAAAGGGCTTTCGCTTAATAAACAAGTGCAGGAAGCATTGCAGCAGCAGTTTAAAGATAATGTTTTTGAAACATTGATCCGTAAGAACGTGAAGCTTGCAGAAGCGCCAAGCCATTGCCAGCCGATTTATGATTACGCGCCGGGCAGCGCAGGTGCTGAAGACTACGAAGCATTAACCACAGAAATTTTACAACGGAGTGCATAA
- a CDS encoding phage portal protein has product MVENEAQKLTNEQPAEPEVEAFSFGDPETVLNDRIIDGLGVWLLDNGRYYSTPVSLTGLAKLLKANAYHGPILEFKTNMVMRGFQGNSVVKRRDMKKATTDYNVFANCYFKVYRSVYGEIVRLQHLPAINMRRCKGQDCYGMLNNTGQLIEFKPGEVIHIANYDVTQTIYGIPGYLGAIQSMLLNEDATLFRRKYYKNGAHIGYIFYSTATGLDEKTRAKMKAAIEKSKGLGNFKNMFLHIGGADKDAIQIKPVGDFSTKDDLEKIKNISRDDIIAANRMPPALAAIMPGQNTSFGDLEKVDAVYQRNEVTPIREDLLEVNDYLPLAARVSFDTPSNTAV; this is encoded by the coding sequence ATGGTGGAGAACGAGGCTCAAAAGCTTACAAACGAACAGCCGGCAGAACCAGAGGTGGAAGCGTTTTCCTTTGGCGATCCGGAAACAGTGCTTAATGATCGAATTATAGACGGTCTTGGCGTGTGGCTGCTTGATAACGGCAGATACTATTCTACACCGGTTTCTTTAACGGGCTTGGCCAAGCTGCTTAAAGCCAACGCATACCACGGGCCGATTCTTGAGTTTAAAACAAACATGGTAATGCGCGGCTTTCAGGGGAATAGCGTAGTAAAACGTCGTGATATGAAAAAGGCCACGACGGACTATAACGTCTTTGCAAACTGTTATTTTAAAGTCTACCGCTCGGTTTATGGTGAGATTGTAAGATTGCAACATTTGCCGGCAATCAATATGCGGCGCTGTAAAGGTCAAGACTGTTACGGCATGCTTAATAATACGGGCCAGCTTATCGAGTTTAAGCCTGGCGAAGTTATCCACATTGCGAACTATGATGTTACCCAAACTATCTACGGCATTCCGGGGTATCTTGGCGCAATTCAATCTATGCTGTTGAACGAGGACGCTACCCTGTTCCGCCGTAAGTACTACAAGAACGGCGCGCATATTGGATACATATTCTATTCGACCGCCACGGGCCTGGATGAAAAGACGCGCGCAAAAATGAAGGCTGCCATTGAAAAGTCAAAAGGTCTTGGCAACTTTAAAAACATGTTCCTGCACATTGGTGGCGCAGATAAAGACGCGATCCAGATCAAGCCGGTAGGAGATTTCAGCACAAAAGATGATCTTGAAAAGATCAAAAATATTTCCCGTGACGATATTATCGCAGCAAACAGAATGCCGCCGGCACTGGCTGCGATTATGCCGGGACAAAATACCTCGTTTGGGGATTTAGAAAAAGTAGATGCGGTGTACCAGCGTAACGAGGTTACGCCAATTCGAGAGGATCTTTTAGAAGTAAATGACTATTTGCCACTTGCTGCAAGAGTTAGCTTTGACACACCTAGTAACACCGCTGTATAG
- a CDS encoding type II toxin-antitoxin system HicB family antitoxin, translating into MLYPIIVHEEDGGYTFTAPDFPSCFSEADSQEEIQPMLQDVVQLVMEETGADVPVPSSVAELAASEEAQGGFVMLVDVDLSFLEKTAKRYNISTAPCLMATIDRAAKVAGKSRSQYLIDCGLKCAPRNRPQGEL; encoded by the coding sequence ATGTTGTATCCAATTATTGTTCATGAAGAGGATGGCGGCTACACTTTTACTGCGCCGGATTTTCCGAGCTGCTTTTCTGAAGCAGATTCGCAGGAAGAAATACAGCCAATGTTGCAGGATGTAGTGCAGCTCGTGATGGAAGAAACAGGCGCGGACGTTCCTGTCCCGTCAAGTGTGGCAGAGCTTGCCGCCTCAGAAGAAGCACAAGGCGGCTTTGTAATGCTTGTCGACGTGGATCTTTCCTTTCTCGAAAAGACAGCTAAGCGCTACAACATCTCAACAGCGCCATGTCTTATGGCCACCATCGATCGTGCTGCAAAAGTAGCCGGGAAAAGTAGATCGCAGTACTTAATAGATTGCGGTCTAAAGTGTGCACCAAGAAATAGGCCGCAAGGCGAGCTATAA
- a CDS encoding type II toxin-antitoxin system HicA family toxin: MTNTEVIKKLKKAGFRKSRKGSKHDIYQHPDGRMVPVPRHKGKDLKIGTLRSIEKLANVTLS; the protein is encoded by the coding sequence ATGACGAACACGGAGGTAATAAAGAAACTGAAAAAGGCAGGGTTCCGAAAAAGCCGAAAAGGTAGCAAGCACGACATCTACCAACATCCCGATGGGCGGATGGTGCCAGTACCAAGGCATAAAGGGAAAGACCTGAAAATCGGAACCCTACGGAGTATTGAAAAACTTGCAAACGTAACACTCAGCTAG
- a CDS encoding ogr/Delta-like zinc finger family protein, with product MSRTLVSHCPTCGHKARIESSKVISKELKQLYFSCGDPACGQTWVSNLEYSHTLSPSAYQLPENMREQLKTTTLSQQQNLFECITSPVQ from the coding sequence ATGAGCAGAACACTAGTTTCGCACTGCCCAACGTGCGGTCATAAGGCAAGGATTGAGTCCAGCAAGGTTATATCGAAAGAATTAAAGCAGCTCTATTTCAGTTGTGGTGATCCTGCCTGTGGCCAGACGTGGGTTTCGAATTTAGAGTACTCGCACACCTTGAGTCCTTCTGCTTATCAACTGCCTGAGAACATGCGAGAGCAGCTTAAAACAACAACCCTGTCACAGCAGCAAAATTTGTTTGAGTGCATTACGTCGCCAGTCCAGTAG